Proteins encoded together in one Mycobacterium noviomagense window:
- a CDS encoding protein kinase domain-containing protein, whose protein sequence is MDEVVFGRYRLIALIGEGGMGKVFKAHDSVIGRDVAIKVLPTELSAEPGYRERFRREAYTAARLIEPHIIPIFDTGEVDGQLYLVMPVVDGVDLHGLLARDGPMDPERAVHVIAQLAAALNAAHAVGLVHRDVKPSNALVTGDDDFVYLIDFGIAHDAAATKLTSTGMMVGTWAYMAPERFTTGTADGRGDVYALACVLYECLTGVPPFPGDSMEQQIAGHLTLDPPKPSAVNSAVPAGFDEVIAKGMAKSLDERFQSARELARAARQALTATAAPRGEPAPTLLADSARPAAGPTLGGEPALPSTAAADSVQSLPAESTPGTAPAAGRGGKSVKARQVIGRERLGVLTKIGQGGQGVVYRAPNVKTKFAASMVYKEYRAQARAGIDFTALAAMPALVEESLTYAQAERLVSIAAWPCALVEDAGSPMGFVMPAIPDEFFIDLTTVRGVSRASAEFQHLLNHSSVLAARGIVVDEVQRYTLLREVASGLAFLHKHGVCVGDISPKNLLFSLVPHEGVYFIDCDAMRINGVSALAQMETPGWERPAGEDLATIYSDAYKLGLLALRLLAGDHDTKNLQHLPASTPGLLRQVITDTLSNPSQQRPLPEAWSYVLGHAIEHAQHQKKTATPTATPVSVAPAPPPTPVVHSRPPVSVPPAPPASAPPPPYSTPPPPPTWAPPPPQRQPASPAKIWAGVGVAAAIVVLVTVIAVTLATHNTSTPTSAPTTSPEPSAAYPSDSYSTPTNSPNTPPADPEAAALQQLQQLAAGDRPFVGAQLADHWVPQLSSKHSTQPWTFDTEDGVEYHNQQILQEHQRLRQQYGAKLLWSGDWTTYDHPDYWVTVVPQTFGDADSVLSWCTSQNRDLDHCSAEMVSTTLGPNGTHKP, encoded by the coding sequence GTGGATGAGGTGGTGTTTGGGCGCTACCGGCTGATCGCGTTGATCGGCGAGGGCGGCATGGGCAAGGTGTTTAAGGCCCATGACAGTGTGATCGGCCGTGATGTGGCGATCAAGGTGTTGCCGACTGAGTTGAGCGCGGAGCCGGGTTATCGGGAGCGGTTTCGTCGGGAGGCGTATACCGCGGCGCGGTTGATTGAGCCGCATATCATTCCGATTTTTGATACCGGGGAAGTTGATGGCCAGCTGTATTTGGTGATGCCGGTTGTTGACGGGGTCGATTTGCATGGGTTGTTGGCGCGTGATGGGCCGATGGACCCGGAGCGGGCGGTGCATGTGATTGCGCAGTTGGCTGCTGCGTTGAACGCCGCGCATGCGGTGGGGTTGGTGCATCGTGATGTCAAGCCGTCGAATGCGTTGGTGACTGGTGATGACGATTTTGTGTATCTGATTGATTTTGGTATTGCGCATGATGCTGCGGCCACCAAGTTGACCAGTACCGGGATGATGGTGGGGACGTGGGCGTATATGGCTCCGGAGCGTTTCACCACTGGTACTGCTGATGGGCGCGGCGATGTGTATGCGTTGGCGTGTGTGCTGTATGAGTGTTTGACCGGTGTGCCGCCTTTTCCGGGCGACAGTATGGAGCAGCAGATTGCTGGGCATCTGACGTTGGATCCGCCGAAGCCTAGCGCTGTTAATTCGGCGGTGCCGGCGGGTTTTGATGAGGTGATCGCGAAGGGGATGGCCAAAAGCCTCGACGAGCGTTTTCAGAGTGCTCGGGAGTTGGCCCGTGCGGCCCGGCAGGCGTTGACCGCGACCGCCGCGCCGCGGGGTGAGCCTGCTCCCACGTTGCTTGCTGACTCAGCCCGCCCCGCCGCCGGACCCACTCTCGGTGGCGAACCAGCGCTGCCGTCTACCGCGGCAGCCGACTCGGTCCAGTCACTGCCGGCTGAGTCGACTCCGGGCACGGCCCCCGCTGCTGGGCGGGGTGGGAAGTCGGTGAAGGCCCGCCAGGTGATTGGGCGTGAGAGGTTGGGGGTGTTGACCAAGATCGGTCAGGGTGGGCAGGGGGTGGTGTATCGGGCGCCGAATGTGAAGACGAAGTTTGCGGCGTCGATGGTTTATAAGGAGTATCGGGCGCAGGCTCGGGCGGGGATTGATTTCACTGCGTTGGCTGCGATGCCGGCTTTGGTGGAGGAGTCGCTGACTTATGCGCAGGCGGAGCGGCTGGTGTCGATTGCTGCGTGGCCGTGTGCTTTGGTCGAGGATGCCGGTAGCCCAATGGGTTTCGTGATGCCGGCTATTCCTGATGAGTTTTTCATCGATTTGACGACGGTCAGGGGGGTGTCGCGGGCCAGCGCGGAGTTTCAGCATTTGTTGAATCATTCCTCGGTTTTGGCGGCGCGGGGCATCGTGGTCGATGAGGTGCAGCGCTATACGTTGTTGCGGGAGGTGGCTTCGGGGTTGGCGTTTTTGCACAAGCACGGTGTGTGTGTGGGTGATATCTCCCCGAAGAATCTGTTGTTTTCCCTTGTCCCGCATGAGGGTGTCTATTTCATTGACTGCGACGCGATGCGCATCAACGGTGTGTCGGCGCTGGCGCAGATGGAGACTCCGGGCTGGGAACGGCCTGCCGGTGAGGATTTGGCCACCATCTATTCGGATGCCTACAAGTTGGGCTTGTTGGCGCTGCGGTTGTTGGCCGGTGACCATGACACCAAAAACCTTCAGCACCTTCCGGCGAGTACACCGGGGTTGTTGCGCCAGGTCATCACCGACACGCTGAGCAACCCGTCCCAGCAGCGCCCGCTGCCTGAGGCCTGGAGCTATGTGCTGGGTCATGCCATCGAACACGCCCAGCACCAAAAAAAGACCGCGACCCCGACTGCCACGCCGGTGAGTGTCGCACCGGCGCCGCCGCCGACCCCGGTGGTGCATTCTCGACCACCGGTGAGCGTCCCACCGGCCCCACCCGCGTCTGCCCCGCCACCGCCGTATTCCACACCACCGCCACCCCCCACCTGGGCGCCGCCACCACCACAACGCCAACCCGCCTCACCGGCCAAAATTTGGGCCGGCGTCGGTGTCGCGGCAGCCATCGTCGTCCTCGTCACCGTCATCGCGGTAACCCTGGCCACCCACAACACCAGCACACCAACAAGCGCACCAACAACCTCACCCGAACCATCGGCGGCATACCCGTCCGACTCCTACTCCACCCCAACCAATTCACCCAACACGCCCCCGGCCGATCCTGAGGCGGCCGCCCTTCAGCAGCTGCAGCAACTCGCCGCTGGCGATCGGCCCTTCGTCGGCGCCCAACTCGCCGATCACTGGGTCCCGCAACTCAGTTCCAAACATTCCACGCAACCGTGGACCTTCGACACCGAAGACGGTGTGGAGTACCACAACCAACAGATACTCCAGGAACATC
- a CDS encoding serine hydrolase, translated as MEDKLHATMGIVISAVGANPKQLVLGDWESGPAWSTMKVPLTITALDEENPPTVTDSMRAAITESDNAAAESIWENLGDPVTAAHKVEALLKKYGDPTTVEWRKLRPQFTAFGQTIWSLTNQARFTAAAVCDSSSAPIFTLMGQVEDDQRWGLGSIADTRLKGGWGPSTTGRYLVRQLGVLPTPTGLTAVAVATEPASGSFNDGTQELTEVSKWLTSHMAELPSGHCDH; from the coding sequence TTGGAGGACAAGCTCCACGCGACAATGGGTATCGTCATCAGCGCCGTGGGCGCCAACCCAAAGCAACTCGTCTTAGGCGACTGGGAAAGTGGACCGGCGTGGTCGACGATGAAAGTCCCGCTGACCATCACCGCCTTAGACGAAGAGAACCCGCCAACGGTCACCGACTCGATGCGGGCCGCCATCACTGAGTCGGACAACGCGGCCGCCGAGTCAATCTGGGAAAACCTAGGTGATCCTGTGACGGCAGCGCACAAAGTCGAAGCCCTCCTGAAAAAATACGGCGATCCGACGACCGTGGAGTGGCGGAAACTGCGGCCCCAGTTCACCGCCTTCGGTCAGACCATCTGGTCGCTTACCAACCAGGCCCGGTTCACTGCGGCCGCGGTATGCGACAGCAGCAGCGCACCAATCTTCACGCTGATGGGTCAAGTGGAAGACGACCAGCGTTGGGGGCTTGGGTCCATCGCGGACACTCGGCTCAAAGGCGGGTGGGGACCCTCAACCACCGGTAGATATCTCGTGCGGCAGTTGGGGGTGCTACCGACGCCGACGGGACTGACCGCCGTTGCGGTGGCGACTGAACCGGCATCGGGGTCGTTCAACGACGGCACTCAAGAACTCACTGAAGTGAGCAAGTGGTTGACCTCCCACATGGCCGAATTACCCTCGGGACACTGCGATCACTAG
- a CDS encoding Rv3717 family N-acetylmuramoyl-L-alanine amidase, giving the protein MLDPPAPPARGRLRQVARRKALRHVGVAVLMVTFASPAAFDAPKASAVSLAGMAVFLDPGHNGVYDSSITRQVPNGRGGTKQCNTSGAATNDSYPEHAFNWDVTLRIRDALNQMGARTQMSRDDDNSVGPCVDQRAALANAMHPDAIVSIHADGGPATGRGFHVNYSSPPLNDVQGGPAVQLAHTMRDSLLASGLQPSTYIGSEGLYGRADLAGLNLAQYPAVLVELGNMKNGDDAAQMQSADGRAKYAAAVTDGIVAYLSGKAAHT; this is encoded by the coding sequence ATGCTCGATCCGCCCGCACCGCCTGCGCGCGGCAGACTGCGACAAGTTGCACGGCGGAAAGCTCTGCGGCATGTTGGTGTCGCAGTGCTAATGGTGACGTTTGCCTCCCCGGCAGCGTTCGACGCACCGAAGGCCTCCGCTGTCAGCCTCGCCGGAATGGCTGTCTTCCTTGACCCGGGCCACAACGGCGTGTACGACTCGTCGATCACCCGGCAGGTCCCCAACGGCCGGGGCGGTACGAAACAGTGCAACACGAGCGGCGCCGCGACCAACGATAGCTACCCCGAACATGCCTTTAATTGGGATGTCACTCTGCGTATCCGTGATGCCCTCAACCAGATGGGTGCACGTACCCAGATGTCTCGGGATGACGACAATTCCGTTGGGCCCTGCGTCGATCAGCGCGCCGCGCTGGCCAATGCGATGCATCCGGACGCGATCGTGAGCATCCACGCCGACGGCGGCCCGGCGACCGGTCGTGGGTTCCACGTGAACTACTCCAGTCCGCCGCTGAACGACGTGCAGGGCGGCCCAGCGGTGCAGCTAGCGCACACAATGCGCGATTCACTGCTCGCATCAGGTCTTCAACCATCGACCTATATCGGCTCTGAGGGTCTGTACGGCCGCGCCGATCTGGCCGGGCTGAATCTGGCCCAGTATCCGGCGGTTCTGGTCGAGCTCGGCAATATGAAAAACGGCGACGACGCCGCACAGATGCAGAGTGCCGATGGGCGAGCGAAATATGCCGCGGCAGTTACTGACGGGATAGTGGCCTATCTCAGCGGAAAAGCCGCTCATACCTGA
- a CDS encoding serine/threonine-protein kinase, whose product MDEVVFGRYRLIALIGEGGMGKVFKAHDSVIGRDVAIKVLPTELSAEPGYRERFRREAYTAARLIEPHIIPIFDTGEVDGQLYLVMPVIDGVDLHGLLARDGPMDPERAVHVIAQLAAALNAAHAVGLVHRDVKPSNALVTGDDDFVYLIDFGIAHDAAATKLTSTGMMVGTWAYMAPERFTTGTADGRGDVYALACVLYECLTGVPPFPGDSMEQQIAGHLTLDPPKPSAVNSAVPAGFDEVIAKGMAKSLDERFQSARELARAARQALTATAAPRGEPAPTLLADSARPAAGPTLGGEPAPPPTAAADSVHSLPAESTPGTASSAGRGGKAVKARQVIGRDRLGVLTKIGQGGQGVVYRAPNVKTKFAASMVYKEYRAQARAGIDFTALAEMPALVEESLTYAQAERLVSIAAWPCALVEDAGSPMGFVMPAIPDEFFIDLTTVRGVSRASAEFQHLLNHSSVLAARGIVVDEVQRYTLLREVASGLAFLHKHGVCG is encoded by the coding sequence GTGGATGAGGTGGTGTTTGGGCGCTACCGGCTGATCGCGTTGATCGGCGAGGGCGGCATGGGCAAGGTGTTTAAGGCCCATGACAGTGTGATCGGCCGTGATGTGGCGATCAAGGTGTTGCCGACTGAGTTGAGCGCGGAGCCGGGTTATCGGGAGCGGTTTCGTCGGGAGGCGTATACCGCGGCGCGGTTGATTGAGCCGCATATCATTCCGATTTTTGATACTGGGGAAGTTGATGGCCAGCTGTATTTGGTGATGCCGGTTATTGACGGGGTCGATTTGCATGGGTTGTTGGCGCGTGATGGGCCGATGGACCCGGAGCGGGCGGTGCATGTGATTGCGCAGTTGGCTGCTGCGTTGAACGCCGCGCATGCGGTGGGGTTGGTGCATCGCGACGTCAAGCCGTCGAACGCGTTGGTGACTGGTGATGACGATTTTGTGTATCTGATCGATTTCGGTATCGCGCATGATGCTGCGGCCACCAAGTTGACCAGTACCGGGATGATGGTGGGGACGTGGGCGTATATGGCTCCGGAGCGTTTCACCACTGGTACTGCTGATGGGCGCGGCGATGTGTATGCGTTGGCGTGTGTGCTGTATGAGTGTTTGACCGGTGTGCCGCCTTTTCCGGGTGACAGTATGGAGCAGCAGATCGCCGGGCATCTGACGTTGGATCCGCCCAAGCCTAGCGCTGTTAATTCGGCGGTGCCGGCGGGTTTTGATGAGGTGATCGCGAAGGGGATGGCCAAAAGCCTCGACGAGCGTTTTCAGAGTGCTCGGGAGTTGGCCCGCGCGGCCCGGCAGGCGTTGACCGCGACCGCCGCGCCGCGGGGTGAGCCTGCTCCTACGTTGCTTGCCGATTCAGCCCGCCCCGCCGCCGGACCCACTCTCGGTGGCGAACCAGCGCCGCCGCCCACTGCGGCAGCCGACTCGGTCCACTCACTGCCGGCTGAGTCGACTCCGGGCACGGCCTCCTCTGCTGGGCGGGGTGGGAAGGCGGTGAAGGCCCGCCAGGTGATTGGGCGCGACAGGTTGGGGGTGTTGACCAAGATCGGTCAGGGTGGGCAGGGGGTGGTGTATCGGGCGCCGAACGTGAAGACGAAGTTCGCGGCGTCGATGGTTTATAAGGAGTATCGGGCGCAGGCTCGGGCGGGGATTGATTTCACTGCGTTGGCTGAGATGCCGGCTTTGGTGGAGGAGTCGCTGACTTACGCGCAGGCGGAGCGGCTGGTGTCGATTGCTGCGTGGCCGTGTGCTTTGGTCGAGGATGCCGGTAGCCCAATGGGTTTCGTGATGCCGGCTATTCCTGATGAGTTTTTCATCGATTTGACGACGGTCAGGGGGGTGTCGCGGGCCAGCGCGGAGTTTCAGCATTTGTTGAATCATTCCTCGGTTTTGGCGGCGCGGGGCATCGTGGTCGATGAGGTGCAGCGCTATACGTTGTTGCGGGAGGTGGCTTCGGGGTTGGCGTTTTTGCACAAGCACGGTGTGTGTGGGTGA
- a CDS encoding DUF2510 domain-containing protein, which produces MTTEPRAPDWYPDPSGKPGLMYWDGQQWHTSIPAMPTPITEAAPEAQRRSRTKIALILGAVVVLAVAMLVAVPVIVQKVWNTAPPSPGLSADVLAPFAREWKGMRESVVIDRTGHGHFHYMNMKACASCSMAEMPYSTFEFTLTSVSSGTASGHITASSDPHFPVGEPVAATLASQDTIEWAIGGKKVGLFCGSNPAWCGG; this is translated from the coding sequence ATGACGACTGAACCACGGGCTCCTGACTGGTATCCGGACCCTAGCGGCAAGCCCGGCCTGATGTATTGGGATGGTCAGCAATGGCACACGAGCATTCCGGCCATGCCCACTCCCATCACCGAGGCAGCGCCTGAGGCGCAACGCCGCAGCCGTACCAAGATCGCACTCATCCTCGGCGCCGTCGTCGTGCTCGCAGTCGCGATGCTGGTAGCCGTTCCCGTCATCGTCCAGAAGGTTTGGAATACTGCTCCGCCTTCACCGGGGTTGAGTGCTGACGTGCTGGCGCCGTTCGCCCGGGAGTGGAAGGGCATGCGAGAAAGTGTTGTGATCGACCGCACCGGCCACGGTCATTTCCACTACATGAACATGAAAGCCTGTGCGAGCTGTTCAATGGCTGAGATGCCCTACAGCACATTCGAATTCACGCTGACATCGGTCTCCAGTGGCACGGCCAGTGGGCATATCACCGCCAGCTCAGATCCACACTTTCCGGTAGGCGAGCCGGTGGCGGCCACACTGGCATCGCAGGACACGATTGAGTGGGCTATCGGTGGCAAAAAGGTGGGGCTTTTCTGCGGCTCAAATCCGGCGTGGTGTGGCGGTTGA